One Thalassospira marina DNA window includes the following coding sequences:
- a CDS encoding SRPBCC family protein yields the protein MTDNKHENGDFIDAHAAARARIPEGVKRSVVHATFSLERTYDASVTRVWKALTLPEAKAQWFGAPPEELEVLESNMDVRPGGRERLKGRWVSNVVSTFDATYYDVIENERLVYCYEMHLDDHKISVSIATLQLQAVGKKTRLMLTEQGAFLDGYDDAGSREHGTNELFDKLGTVLSQ from the coding sequence ATGACCGATAACAAACATGAAAACGGCGATTTCATCGATGCCCATGCAGCCGCCCGGGCGCGCATTCCTGAGGGGGTGAAACGGTCTGTCGTGCATGCGACCTTTAGCCTGGAACGCACCTATGATGCCTCAGTCACGCGGGTGTGGAAGGCATTGACCCTCCCCGAAGCCAAGGCGCAATGGTTTGGTGCGCCACCCGAAGAACTTGAAGTTCTGGAAAGCAATATGGATGTGCGGCCAGGTGGGCGCGAAAGGCTGAAGGGGCGCTGGGTCAGTAATGTGGTTTCAACCTTTGATGCCACCTATTACGACGTCATCGAAAATGAACGTCTCGTCTATTGTTATGAAATGCATCTGGATGACCATAAAATTTCGGTTTCCATTGCCACCCTGCAATTACAGGCAGTTGGCAAGAAAACCCGCCTGATGCTGACCGAACAGGGTGCCTTCCTTGATGGTTATGACGATGCCGGTTCACGCGAACATGGTACCAACGAACTGTTTGACAAACTTGGTACTGTTTTAAGCCAGTAA
- a CDS encoding methyl-accepting chemotaxis protein produces the protein MKLGNFGIATKVFAIIAVLGIAIIAVSINGYYGLSTMNQSSRLQETAANEALDGLRLTKLITSLNRAEFRIAADPTPDTIDDLNDTILRETQEFQTILAETAKTAGPKRLALLQDVQEHYQIYEQSIAKVLKTANDSEASEDRRALADQLTLQARANREQARGLNDSIRNYVAYAQQRLNGAVADADAAFTTGLSITIIVAIVGLALGLGMGMLIARFGIVQPIRKIVWSLNELANSNLDVHVYGTDRRDEIGEISAAMEIFKTNMIRNREMEEAAERAEQQAIEDKKQAMNDLANQFDQTVGAIVTIVASTATELETAAQTLTSSLDETNAQSSTVSAAATEASTNVETVATACEELAASVRQIGEQVVHSSEVTQIAVEKGAETQRTAEGLVESVQKIGEVVNLIQDIAAQTNLLALNATIEAARAGEAGKGFAVVASEVKNLATQTARATENITSHISEVQAVTQTTVDAIRDISDVISRTRETASSISSAVDQQNSATQEIARNVSQASAGTQEVSSAISQVSEAANEGGAAAEQVLSSARELSTSAENLRREVDNFIAKVRAG, from the coding sequence ATGAAACTGGGAAATTTTGGTATTGCTACCAAGGTATTTGCAATAATCGCCGTTTTGGGAATTGCGATTATCGCCGTTTCCATCAATGGCTATTACGGCCTCAGTACCATGAACCAGTCTTCGCGATTACAGGAAACGGCAGCAAATGAAGCACTGGATGGTTTACGCCTGACGAAACTGATTACATCGCTGAACCGGGCCGAATTTCGCATCGCAGCCGACCCGACGCCCGACACCATTGATGATCTGAACGACACCATTTTGCGCGAAACCCAGGAATTTCAAACCATCCTGGCTGAAACCGCCAAAACAGCCGGTCCCAAACGCCTGGCATTGCTGCAGGATGTGCAGGAACATTACCAGATTTACGAACAAAGCATCGCCAAGGTTTTAAAAACCGCCAATGACAGCGAAGCATCCGAAGACAGGCGCGCCCTTGCCGACCAGTTAACCCTTCAGGCACGCGCCAACCGCGAACAGGCGCGCGGCCTAAATGACAGCATTCGCAATTACGTCGCCTATGCCCAGCAACGCCTGAATGGCGCCGTTGCCGATGCGGATGCGGCCTTTACCACCGGGCTCAGCATTACCATTATTGTCGCAATTGTTGGTTTGGCGCTTGGCCTTGGTATGGGCATGCTGATTGCGCGGTTTGGTATTGTGCAGCCCATTCGCAAAATTGTGTGGTCCTTAAATGAACTGGCCAACAGCAACCTGGATGTTCATGTTTACGGCACTGACCGGCGCGATGAAATTGGTGAAATTTCTGCTGCGATGGAAATTTTCAAAACCAACATGATTCGCAACCGCGAAATGGAAGAAGCCGCCGAACGCGCCGAACAGCAGGCCATCGAAGACAAAAAACAGGCAATGAACGACCTTGCCAACCAGTTCGACCAAACGGTTGGGGCCATCGTTACCATTGTTGCCTCTACCGCAACCGAACTGGAAACAGCGGCCCAAACCCTGACCAGTTCGCTTGATGAAACCAATGCGCAATCCAGCACGGTTTCAGCCGCCGCAACAGAAGCCAGCACCAATGTCGAAACCGTTGCCACCGCCTGCGAGGAACTGGCAGCATCAGTCCGCCAGATTGGCGAACAGGTGGTGCATTCATCCGAGGTGACGCAAATTGCCGTTGAAAAAGGTGCCGAAACCCAGCGCACGGCCGAAGGGCTGGTTGAATCGGTGCAAAAAATTGGCGAAGTGGTCAACCTTATCCAGGATATTGCCGCCCAAACCAACCTTTTGGCCCTGAATGCCACCATCGAGGCGGCCCGCGCGGGCGAAGCAGGCAAGGGATTTGCCGTTGTCGCATCCGAGGTTAAAAACCTGGCGACCCAAACGGCACGGGCAACCGAAAACATCACCAGCCATATTTCCGAGGTCCAGGCCGTTACGCAAACCACGGTGGATGCCATTCGCGATATTTCCGACGTCATTTCGCGCACCCGCGAAACGGCATCCTCGATTTCTTCAGCGGTGGATCAGCAAAATTCGGCCACCCAGGAAATTGCGCGCAACGTTTCGCAGGCATCGGCCGGCACACAGGAAGTTTCCAGCGCAATTTCGCAGGTCAGCGAAGCCGCCAATGAAGGCGGTGCCGCCGCCGAACAGGTGCTTTCAAGTGCACGCGAACTTTCAACATCGGCGGAAAATCTGCGCCGCGAGGTCGATAATTTTATCGCCAAAGTCCGCGCCGGTTAA
- a CDS encoding BCCT family transporter, translated as MSSSENGVAEKPKSQLSPPVFFGSAILIFLVVLFTITMPDTAKDTFSSVQSWLTGNFGWFYMLSVAVFLIFSLGLAFSSYGEIKLGPDDSEPDYSYTSWFAMLFSAGMGIGLMFYGVAEPILHFDNPPVGEGGTMDAAREAMSTTFFHWGIHAWAIYAVIGMSLAYFSFRHNLPLTIRSALYPLIGERIRGPIGHTVDIFAVLGTMFGVATSLGLGVLQVNSGLNYLFDIPQSEITQLILIAIITGCATMSVVAGLDSGIKRLSELNLFLALALLLFVLLVGPTVYLLQTLVQNVGLYLSEVVNKTFNLFAYEPNDWIGGWTLFYWAWWIAWSPFVGMFIARVSRGRTIREFVIGVLFVPVGFTFIWLTFFGNAAMWLDMGSASGLISDAVGADISTALFKFLENFPFASVSSLLATVLVVTFFVTSSDSGSLVIDIITSGGQEDPPVWQRVFWAITEGVVAAVLLVMGGLNALQTASLTAALPFSAVMLFVCYGLLKGLRLEKLKKHSMGLAPTTSVHGAHVPWKTRLQTIVSYPKLDRCKTFLAETAVPALESVAVELRETDLQVDVTHSETEVRLEISHGDVQDFVYGVRLRGYSMPDFAFPEIKSPEKTTKYYRAEVFLLDGGQDYDIFGYNKEQVIADVLNHYEKHRHFLHSAVSA; from the coding sequence ATGTCATCGTCAGAAAACGGCGTGGCTGAAAAACCAAAGTCGCAACTATCACCACCGGTGTTTTTTGGCTCTGCGATTTTAATTTTTCTGGTGGTTCTGTTTACCATCACCATGCCTGACACCGCCAAGGACACCTTCAGCAGCGTACAATCCTGGCTGACCGGCAATTTTGGCTGGTTTTACATGCTTAGCGTGGCTGTCTTCCTGATTTTCTCGCTGGGGCTTGCTTTTAGCTCCTATGGGGAAATCAAACTGGGGCCGGATGATTCCGAACCCGATTACAGCTACACATCCTGGTTTGCCATGCTGTTTAGTGCCGGCATGGGGATCGGCCTGATGTTTTATGGCGTGGCAGAACCCATCCTGCATTTTGACAACCCGCCCGTTGGCGAAGGCGGCACCATGGATGCCGCACGCGAGGCGATGTCGACAACGTTTTTCCATTGGGGGATTCACGCTTGGGCGATTTATGCCGTTATCGGCATGTCGCTGGCCTATTTCAGTTTCCGCCACAACCTGCCGCTGACCATTCGTTCGGCCCTATATCCGCTGATTGGTGAACGCATTCGTGGCCCGATTGGCCATACGGTGGATATTTTTGCCGTTCTGGGCACCATGTTTGGTGTGGCAACGTCACTTGGCCTTGGGGTTTTGCAGGTCAATTCGGGGCTGAATTACCTGTTTGACATTCCCCAGTCCGAAATCACCCAGTTGATCCTGATTGCGATCATTACCGGCTGTGCCACCATGTCGGTGGTAGCGGGTCTTGATAGCGGGATTAAACGCCTGTCGGAACTGAACCTGTTTTTGGCACTTGCCTTGCTGCTTTTTGTGCTGCTGGTCGGACCGACGGTTTATCTGCTGCAAACCCTGGTTCAGAATGTTGGCCTGTATCTCAGCGAAGTGGTCAACAAGACCTTTAACCTGTTTGCCTATGAACCCAATGACTGGATTGGCGGCTGGACCCTGTTTTACTGGGCCTGGTGGATTGCGTGGTCACCCTTTGTTGGCATGTTCATTGCCCGTGTATCGCGAGGCCGCACCATTCGCGAATTTGTCATTGGCGTTTTGTTTGTGCCGGTCGGCTTTACCTTTATCTGGCTGACCTTCTTTGGCAATGCCGCCATGTGGCTGGATATGGGGTCGGCATCCGGGCTGATTTCCGATGCGGTCGGGGCCGATATTTCAACCGCCCTGTTCAAATTCCTTGAAAACTTCCCGTTTGCAAGCGTGTCATCGCTGCTGGCAACGGTGCTGGTGGTCACGTTCTTTGTCACATCATCGGATTCAGGTTCGCTTGTGATTGACATCATCACATCGGGCGGCCAGGAGGACCCGCCGGTTTGGCAGCGTGTCTTCTGGGCAATCACCGAAGGCGTTGTTGCCGCCGTGTTGCTGGTGATGGGCGGGCTTAATGCCCTGCAAACCGCATCGCTTACAGCCGCCCTGCCCTTTTCGGCGGTCATGCTGTTTGTCTGTTATGGCCTGTTAAAAGGCCTGCGCCTGGAAAAGCTGAAAAAGCACAGCATGGGCCTGGCCCCCACAACATCCGTACATGGTGCGCATGTCCCGTGGAAGACCCGCCTGCAAACCATTGTCAGCTACCCGAAACTGGACCGTTGCAAAACCTTCCTTGCGGAAACGGCAGTACCCGCACTTGAAAGTGTGGCCGTTGAATTGCGCGAAACCGACCTTCAGGTAGATGTGACACATAGCGAAACCGAGGTGCGGCTGGAAATTTCCCATGGTGACGTTCAGGACTTTGTCTATGGCGTACGCCTGCGCGGATATTCCATGCCCGATTTTGCCTTCCCCGAAATCAAATCGCCGGAAAAAACCACCAAATATTACCGGGCAGAGGTCTTTTTGCTCGATGGTGGGCAGGATTACGACATCTTTGGCTATAACAAGGAACAGGTTATCGCCGATGTCTTGAACCACTATGAAAAACATCGCCATTTCCTGCATTCCGCAGTATCGGCGTAA
- a CDS encoding methyl-accepting chemotaxis protein has product MSNLKIRTKILLGFAVVLAVLLSALAFSGYSFVHVSHNVDKYALSVEEATLTSHIEARFVKMRLHAREFAYSGASKDAQAVYEVAASLEPMLAEARHIFTYPKHIAALEIMEKDLAIYLDDFRRAEKLSNEYRNVIIQQLEPSGEKMVADLDHIIELARERGDIDTMNDAALAREHALLARLYANIMIGRKDDSFGDRATREFKALQDTFAQLAGHDIGPEQRKALEESRKLFDQYNNAFDLVLRDEKQIVELVDGEMAQAAEEIVSSAELLLQDFQNIEESIRIETKSTIATTMVEIVIAGLVGLVVGVALALILGVRLSRPVMKIAEIMHRLAANDFDVVIPARDQKDEIGSMARSVDIFRQNTLRARELEKEAEEQKRIAAQERREMMQRTAENFNLNVGEILEIVAAASTELQSTSASMVGLVNQAGNQSNTVAGATEEASSNVSSVAVATEQLNASIDEINRQVALSTQLMHEAVGQADATQSTMEELSTAAEGIASVLKLITDIAEQTNLLALNATIEAARAGDAGKGFAVVASEVKALAVQTTKATQEITDQIINVQKRTGDAVEMVSGVRSSVSKMDGISSTIAAAIEEQNVATKEIAYNITQAAEGTRVVSESIGNVNYAVSEVGAASEAVQTASESLSQNFASLQKATHKFVSIIQAA; this is encoded by the coding sequence ATGTCAAATCTGAAAATTCGGACCAAGATTTTACTGGGTTTCGCCGTTGTGCTGGCCGTTCTTCTGTCGGCCCTGGCATTTTCCGGTTACAGCTTTGTCCATGTTTCGCACAACGTGGATAAATACGCGCTTAGCGTTGAGGAAGCGACCCTGACATCGCATATCGAAGCGCGATTTGTAAAAATGCGCCTGCATGCCCGTGAATTTGCCTATAGTGGTGCCAGCAAGGATGCCCAGGCGGTTTATGAGGTTGCCGCGAGCCTCGAACCAATGCTTGCCGAGGCCCGACATATTTTTACATATCCCAAACATATCGCTGCGCTTGAAATTATGGAAAAGGACCTTGCGATCTATCTGGATGACTTTCGTCGCGCAGAAAAATTAAGTAACGAATATCGCAATGTCATTATCCAGCAGCTCGAACCCAGTGGCGAAAAAATGGTTGCTGATTTGGACCATATCATCGAGCTGGCTCGTGAACGCGGCGATATCGATACCATGAATGATGCGGCACTGGCCCGCGAACATGCCCTGCTGGCGCGCCTTTATGCCAATATCATGATCGGTCGCAAGGATGACAGCTTTGGCGATCGTGCTACGCGAGAATTCAAGGCCCTGCAGGATACCTTTGCCCAACTGGCCGGACATGACATTGGCCCCGAACAGCGCAAGGCGCTGGAAGAATCCCGTAAACTGTTTGACCAGTATAACAACGCGTTTGATCTGGTCCTGCGCGATGAGAAGCAGATCGTCGAACTGGTTGATGGTGAAATGGCGCAGGCCGCCGAGGAAATTGTAAGCAGTGCCGAACTGCTGCTGCAGGATTTCCAGAATATCGAAGAATCCATTCGCATTGAAACCAAAAGCACAATTGCCACAACTATGGTCGAAATTGTTATTGCTGGCCTGGTTGGTCTAGTGGTTGGGGTTGCGCTGGCGTTGATTTTGGGTGTGCGCCTGTCACGCCCGGTGATGAAAATTGCCGAAATCATGCATCGCCTTGCGGCGAATGATTTTGATGTGGTTATTCCGGCACGCGATCAGAAAGACGAAATTGGCAGTATGGCGCGCTCGGTCGATATTTTCCGCCAAAATACCCTGCGTGCCCGTGAACTTGAAAAAGAGGCCGAGGAACAAAAACGCATTGCTGCCCAGGAACGTCGCGAAATGATGCAGCGAACGGCGGAAAACTTTAACCTCAATGTGGGCGAAATTCTTGAAATCGTCGCGGCGGCTTCGACCGAATTGCAGTCTACCTCGGCCAGCATGGTCGGGCTGGTCAATCAGGCTGGCAACCAGTCGAATACCGTTGCCGGTGCCACCGAAGAAGCCAGCAGCAATGTCAGTTCCGTTGCGGTCGCAACCGAACAGCTTAATGCCTCGATTGATGAAATTAACCGCCAGGTGGCCCTGTCGACCCAGTTGATGCATGAAGCCGTTGGTCAGGCCGATGCCACCCAGTCAACAATGGAAGAGCTTTCAACCGCAGCCGAAGGCATTGCATCGGTTTTGAAGCTGATTACCGATATTGCCGAACAAACCAACCTTCTGGCCCTTAATGCCACGATCGAGGCTGCGCGCGCTGGTGATGCCGGCAAGGGATTTGCCGTTGTTGCAAGCGAGGTCAAGGCACTGGCGGTGCAAACCACCAAGGCAACCCAGGAAATCACCGATCAGATCATCAATGTGCAAAAACGCACCGGCGACGCAGTTGAAATGGTTTCGGGCGTGCGGTCGTCGGTTTCGAAAATGGATGGTATTTCATCAACCATTGCGGCTGCCATCGAAGAACAGAACGTCGCGACCAAGGAAATCGCCTATAACATTACCCAGGCTGCCGAAGGTACCCGTGTGGTCAGCGAAAGTATCGGTAATGTGAATTATGCGGTCAGCGAGGTCGGTGCTGCATCCGAAGCCGTGCAAACCGCCAGCGAAAGCCTGTCTCAGAACTTCGCCAGCCTGCAAAAGGCAACGCACAAATTCGTTTCCATCATTCAGGCAGCCTAG
- a CDS encoding methyl-accepting chemotaxis protein: MFAHLRIRTKIVLGFSVVLLVLLAALVYSYASFVVVSRGVNNFAARVDEASLTARIESRFIRLGLHVREFANTADPADADAVFRLADEIRPMLAEAENRLPNPDDVARIARMYEDLNAYVDDFARARKLSDHYHALILDKLEPDGEQMVRELDQIIANAIDTGDQQAISEAVAAREHALLARLYANILIGRQDDSFGERAAAEFGQLEKSFEALGQVQNIDGQAKLLGEAQKLFGDYRAVFDGVRNDEVQIALLVNNDMAKATQAIVDNAEALLGDLIKSEEAIRNSMTSGISLAEKEIIAASVIGVILGFVIAVILGTRISRPIMGIAGVMHRLSDNDLSVEVPARNRKDEIGEMCSAVQVFKEGAIRNHELEEEAKMQEVRMAEQRKALMHRTADSFQISVGKIVEAVAAASVQLEATANAMSSLAEGASHRTTAVAAATEEASGNVNSVAAATEQLNMAIAEINRQVALSTEMMRTAVDQAQATYGSMRELLDATQSTDQVLKIISDIAEQTNLLALNATIEAARAGEAGRGFAVVATEVKNLAEQTAKAIGDIGTQLENVQDRTRKAATDVENIGKTIHDMDGIAAAIASAIEEQGVATREIAHNVEQAASGTTIVSSNITGVSEAVNETGAAAQQVLGAASMLSENFTELRGATDKFMATIRAA; encoded by the coding sequence ATGTTTGCGCATCTTCGGATCAGGACAAAAATCGTTCTGGGATTTTCTGTGGTGTTGCTGGTTTTGCTGGCAGCACTGGTTTATTCCTATGCCAGTTTTGTTGTTGTTTCGCGCGGGGTGAACAATTTTGCCGCCCGCGTTGACGAGGCCAGCCTGACAGCGCGTATTGAATCGCGCTTTATCCGGCTGGGTCTGCATGTCCGCGAATTTGCCAATACCGCCGATCCCGCCGATGCCGATGCGGTCTTTCGCCTGGCCGATGAAATAAGGCCGATGCTGGCAGAAGCCGAAAACAGGCTGCCAAACCCCGATGATGTTGCGCGCATTGCCCGCATGTATGAAGACCTGAACGCCTATGTCGATGATTTTGCCCGCGCTAGAAAACTAAGCGACCATTACCACGCACTTATCCTTGATAAGCTGGAGCCTGATGGCGAACAGATGGTGCGCGAACTTGACCAGATCATCGCAAATGCCATTGACACCGGGGATCAGCAGGCCATTTCCGAAGCCGTTGCCGCCCGCGAGCATGCACTTTTGGCCCGTCTTTATGCCAATATCCTGATCGGCCGTCAGGATGACAGTTTTGGGGAACGTGCTGCGGCCGAGTTTGGCCAGCTTGAAAAATCGTTTGAGGCACTTGGCCAGGTACAAAATATTGACGGGCAGGCAAAGCTATTGGGGGAAGCCCAAAAGCTGTTTGGTGATTACCGTGCCGTCTTTGATGGCGTTCGCAATGATGAAGTGCAAATTGCCCTGCTGGTAAATAACGATATGGCAAAGGCCACCCAGGCCATTGTCGATAATGCCGAGGCCCTGCTGGGCGATTTGATCAAAAGCGAAGAAGCCATTCGCAATTCGATGACATCGGGTATTTCGCTGGCGGAAAAGGAAATTATTGCCGCATCGGTGATTGGCGTGATTTTGGGGTTTGTGATTGCCGTTATTTTGGGGACACGCATTTCCCGGCCCATCATGGGGATTGCCGGGGTGATGCACCGGTTATCGGATAATGACCTGTCAGTTGAAGTGCCCGCGCGCAACCGCAAGGATGAAATTGGCGAAATGTGCAGTGCGGTTCAGGTGTTCAAGGAAGGGGCCATTCGTAACCACGAACTGGAAGAAGAAGCCAAAATGCAGGAAGTGCGCATGGCCGAACAGCGCAAAGCCCTGATGCACCGCACGGCTGACAGTTTCCAGATCAGCGTTGGCAAAATTGTCGAGGCGGTGGCGGCCGCCTCGGTCCAGCTTGAAGCAACGGCAAATGCCATGTCCTCGCTTGCGGAAGGGGCCAGCCACCGGACAACGGCCGTGGCTGCCGCCACCGAAGAAGCCAGCGGCAATGTCAATTCCGTGGCTGCTGCAACCGAACAGCTTAATATGGCCATTGCCGAGATTAACCGGCAGGTTGCCCTGTCGACCGAAATGATGCGTACGGCCGTTGACCAGGCGCAGGCGACCTATGGTTCGATGCGTGAATTGCTTGATGCCACCCAAAGCACGGATCAGGTCCTTAAAATCATTTCCGATATTGCCGAACAGACCAATCTTCTGGCGTTAAATGCCACCATCGAAGCCGCCCGCGCAGGCGAAGCCGGGCGCGGATTTGCTGTTGTCGCGACCGAGGTTAAAAACCTTGCCGAACAAACGGCCAAAGCGATTGGTGATATTGGCACCCAGCTTGAAAATGTGCAGGACCGTACGCGCAAGGCGGCAACCGATGTCGAGAATATCGGCAAAACCATTCATGACATGGATGGTATTGCTGCGGCCATTGCCTCTGCCATCGAGGAACAGGGCGTTGCCACCCGCGAAATCGCCCATAATGTTGAACAGGCGGCATCGGGCACCACCATTGTCAGTTCCAACATTACCGGGGTTAGCGAGGCGGTAAATGAAACCGGGGCTGCCGCCCAGCAGGTTTTGGGCGCGGCCAGCATGTTGTCGGAAAACTTCACCGAACTGCGCGGGGCGACCGATAAATTCATGGCGACGATCCGCGCGGCATAA
- a CDS encoding methyl-accepting chemotaxis protein: protein MISLKTSRISFRLPAIIIGLIAISCLAIVAILSFRFSEDRVTAIGDRLAAMNNARQVALQDYLGAIGEDLDVQAKSPLTLDALADFKAAWGELGNNPTETLQKLYITDNPNPMGEKHRLDQAKDGSDWSVKHGFYHQYFRNLLEKRGYYDIFLFSPAGDVIYTVFKEEDFATNVMTGKWRDTDLGKVFRASVEQKQAGKPAFVDFHPYAPSHDAPASFISEAVFDAQGKLAGVIAFQMPIDRINHIMQVSVGMGESGETYLVGDDNLMRSDSRFSTESTILKTSVTGETVDLALAGQTGTEQIDDYRGVPVISSYAPLTFLGTTWAILSEMDTAEAMGPVKSALWSALLITLIILVVAAIIALVFVKSITRPIDRIVRGLTELADGNLDIKVFGVGRRDEIGDIANCMDVFKLNMQHTREMERQAEHAKEQARETKRREMEALAAEFERSVGSIVKLVSTSASDLQMTAESLNASLDQTNNQAGAVAAAADEASRNVENVAAACEQMQRAVQQIGDQAGHSSSLANRAVNNVNSTRIAAEGLEGAVQRIGEMVAMIEDIASQTNLLALNATIEAARAGEAGKGFAVVASEVKNLANQTARVITEITDQIDEIQTVTRTTVGSIRDISGVIDESLQSAETISSTVAQQEASTNEISQNMAEAAQGTNDVSGAITRVSEAATQGGAAAAQVLSNASHLSSSAVSLQKEVDLFLRQIRSA from the coding sequence ATGATAAGTTTGAAAACGTCGCGGATCTCGTTTCGGTTACCGGCCATCATCATCGGGCTTATTGCGATATCCTGTCTGGCAATTGTCGCCATTCTGTCTTTCCGGTTTTCCGAAGACAGGGTTACTGCCATTGGTGACCGCCTGGCAGCCATGAACAATGCCCGCCAGGTCGCCCTTCAGGATTACCTTGGCGCGATTGGCGAAGACCTTGATGTGCAGGCCAAAAGCCCGCTGACCCTGGATGCTCTGGCCGATTTCAAGGCGGCCTGGGGCGAACTGGGCAACAACCCGACCGAAACTCTGCAAAAGCTTTACATCACTGATAACCCCAATCCGATGGGTGAAAAACACCGTCTTGACCAGGCCAAAGACGGTTCGGACTGGAGCGTTAAACACGGCTTTTACCACCAGTATTTCCGCAATCTTCTGGAAAAGCGCGGTTATTACGACATCTTCCTGTTTTCACCGGCGGGCGACGTTATCTATACCGTTTTCAAGGAAGAAGATTTTGCCACCAATGTCATGACCGGCAAATGGCGCGATACCGACCTTGGCAAAGTGTTTCGCGCATCGGTGGAGCAGAAACAGGCAGGAAAACCGGCCTTTGTTGATTTTCACCCCTATGCGCCCAGCCACGATGCCCCGGCCAGCTTCATTTCCGAGGCCGTCTTTGATGCGCAGGGTAAACTTGCTGGCGTGATTGCCTTTCAGATGCCCATTGATCGCATCAACCACATCATGCAGGTGTCGGTCGGCATGGGCGAAAGCGGTGAAACCTACCTTGTCGGCGATGATAATCTGATGCGCAGTGACAGCCGTTTTTCAACCGAATCAACCATTTTGAAAACATCGGTTACCGGTGAAACGGTTGATCTGGCCTTAGCCGGGCAAACCGGCACCGAACAGATTGATGACTACCGCGGTGTTCCGGTCATTTCCAGCTATGCACCGCTTACCTTTCTGGGCACCACCTGGGCTATTTTAAGCGAAATGGACACCGCCGAGGCAATGGGCCCGGTTAAATCGGCCCTGTGGTCGGCATTGTTGATTACGCTGATTATTTTGGTTGTTGCTGCGATTATTGCGCTGGTATTTGTAAAATCCATTACCCGGCCGATTGACCGTATTGTACGTGGGCTGACCGAACTTGCCGATGGCAACCTCGATATCAAGGTATTTGGCGTGGGGCGCCGCGATGAAATTGGTGACATTGCCAATTGCATGGATGTGTTCAAACTGAATATGCAGCATACCCGTGAAATGGAACGCCAGGCCGAACACGCCAAGGAACAGGCACGCGAAACCAAACGTCGCGAAATGGAGGCCTTGGCCGCCGAATTTGAACGCAGTGTCGGTTCCATCGTTAAGCTGGTTTCAACATCGGCCAGTGATTTGCAAATGACAGCCGAAAGCCTGAATGCATCGCTTGATCAAACCAATAATCAGGCCGGTGCGGTGGCCGCTGCCGCCGATGAAGCCAGCCGCAATGTAGAAAACGTTGCCGCTGCCTGCGAACAGATGCAGCGCGCGGTTCAGCAGATTGGCGATCAGGCCGGGCATTCATCCTCGCTGGCGAACCGTGCGGTAAATAACGTTAACAGTACCCGTATCGCGGCCGAAGGCCTGGAAGGCGCGGTTCAGCGCATTGGTGAAATGGTTGCCATGATCGAGGATATCGCATCGCAGACCAACCTGCTGGCACTAAATGCCACCATCGAGGCCGCGCGCGCCGGTGAAGCAGGCAAAGGTTTTGCCGTTGTCGCATCCGAGGTCAAAAACCTTGCCAATCAGACCGCACGGGTGATTACCGAAATCACCGACCAGATCGACGAAATTCAAACCGTGACCCGAACCACGGTGGGGTCGATCCGCGATATTTCGGGCGTGATTGATGAAAGCCTGCAATCGGCCGAAACCATTTCTTCGACCGTGGCACAGCAGGAAGCATCAACCAACGAAATTTCGCAAAATATGGCCGAGGCCGCCCAGGGCACCAATGATGTTTCCGGTGCCATCACCCGCGTTAGCGAGGCAGCAACACAGGGTGGGGCTGCTGCTGCACAGGTGCTTTCCAATGCCAGCCACCTGTCAAGTTCGGCTGTGTCGCTGCAAAAGGAAGTCGATCTGTTCCTGCGTCAGATCCGCTCGGCCTAG